A window of the Besnoitia besnoiti strain Bb-Ger1 chromosome VI, whole genome shotgun sequence genome harbors these coding sequences:
- a CDS encoding chloride transporter, chloride channel (ClC) family protein (encoded by transcript BESB_068730): protein MHGCVMASLNSPSSSDTSVPAPQYPSISCSYRASFSVPSRPLPSPSTAPSAELCFGLCGALLGVFVKMNDARRLRVALRSFLCLLLLPLSAECLKTFPSSASLLPSHYRVWMEAEPSASAWPLESGLRSLILLSPVPPSLSAPSPDSPESPPFPSLPHPASRAQSSRHLTVALFASPLSASFPRDRMRVAGGSCGLMNARREGEEPCFLIPFSSLSSPASASRHAAASCIRGSSLSLFSRCAPRSPFEGPFSALASSMRRLLVAAPSLDAASFSPAPSSPSRPSTLCTSPIFTSPLFASSLSASSLFAVSRSASSPPPFGDAWALLGRREVPRGGAQTATRRGADAKASGSEKDEGDSCGTWFASLRGAPPTPFVGSARLGHTGALTFTSSCEVAVVSPLHALEGEEGAFVAEKHKRCPRAMSSSANLARAQTPCGLGSLEMKVKVPTPALKPRTRKSIAKRFKITATGKLLYRHSGRQHKMKCKSGRRKRRLRKVGVLSGRMAVKYLACIHTARARIKRRKTVPQPVFKIRTPRKRRS, encoded by the coding sequence TAATGGCGTCACTAAattcgccttcttcatccGACACCTCCGTGCCCGCTCCCCAGTATCCCTCTATCTCTTGCTCCTACCGCGCCTCTTTTTCCGTGCCGTCTCGTCCCTTGCCGTCTCCTTCAACAGCACCTTCCGCTGAGCTCTGCTTCGGGCTGTGCGGCGCGCTCCTCGGCGTTTTCGTGAAAATGAacgacgcgcggagactccgcgtcgctctgcgctcctttctctgtcttctccttcttccatTGTCAGCCGAATGCCTAAAAACGTTTCCTTCCTCGGCGTCACTTCTTCCCTCGCATTATCGCGTTTGGATGGAGGCAGAGCCATCGGCGTCGGCATGGCCTCTCGAATCGGGCTTACGGTCTTTGATTCTCTTGTCTCCtgtccctccctctctctctgcgccgtctcctGACTCTCCGGAGTCACCCCCttttccttcgcttcctcaCCCTGCTTCCCGCGCTCAGTCGTCTCGACATCTGACAGTTGCTTTGTTtgcttcgccgctctctgcgtctttccCCCGAGACCGAATGCGAGTCGCTGGCGGGTCTTGTGGTTTGATGAACGCGCGaagggaaggcgaagagccgTGTTTCCTGATTCCGTTCTCCAGTCTCTCTTCACCTGCATCTGCTTCGCGACAcgctgctgcctcgtgcatccgcggctcctctctctccctcttcagccgctgcgcgcctcgctcgcctttcGAAGGCcccttctccgcgctggCGTCCTCCATGAGGCGCCTCTTAGTCGCCGCTCCTTCCCTCGACGccgcgtctttctctccggcgccttcgtcaCCTTCGCGGCCTTCAACTCTTTGCACTTCTCCTATCTTCACTTCCcccctcttcgcttcctctctgtctgcgtcctctctcttcgctgtgtcccgctctgcttcctctcctccgcctttcGGCGATGCCTGGGCGCTCCTCGGCAGAAGGGAGGTCcctcgtggaggcgcgcagacggccacgcgccgaggcgccgatGCGAAGGCCAGTGGAAGCGAAAaggacgaaggagacagctgcgGGACGTggttcgcctcgctccgggGCGCTCCGCCGACTCCCTTTGTCGGCAGCGCGAGACTGGGACATACAGGCGCGCTGACTTTCACGTCCAGCTGCGaggtcgccgtcgtctctccgctccacgcgctcgagggagaggaaggagccTTTGTCGCAGAGAAACACAAGAGGTGTCCGCGGGCGATGTCTTCTTCGGCAaacctcgcgcgcgcgcagacgccgtgCGGCCTCGGCTCGCTGGAGATGAAAGTCAAAGTCCCGACGCCTGCGCTgaagccgcgcacgcgcaagTCGATTGCGAAGCGCTTCAAAATCACGGCGACTGGAAAGCTTCTGTATAGACACTCGGGCCGGCAGCACAAGATGAAGTGCAAGAGCGGCCGCAGGAagcggagactgcggaaagtcggcgtcctctcagGTCGCATGGCCGTCAAGTACCTCGCCTGCATCCacacggcgcgcgcgcgcatcaAGCGGAGAAAAACTGTGCCGCAGCCCGTGTTCAAGATTCGCACGCcgaggaagcgccgcagctAG
- a CDS encoding hypothetical protein (encoded by transcript BESB_068720), whose amino-acid sequence MDQEGGGSSGHGGKRRGRGRPQRRPRRADGAPAEEGGEACRGFEEARRMGDGDSASRNSSPDPEIVNCGEAELTHQRAEEGHAGNERQRGKAKRRARARDRGGGAAPEGQKGEGEEGEEEDQESDRGEEEIRGMEPTRGTEAGAPDTENDDGDGGAQTPRAGTELYRRQAKVTSSGMQAAWKRRKRGGEAICSASEDPREEEDLTGGARMASETPQLERRSRTKPGSTERRASEEANAAGDAGSGLVGNRGADDDALQNEEGGEGRCPVESSSAESDASASRKRKRRRKLEGPGAQAQLPSLAPRRSNSHPEPRLLVAPSAASYPSAPPSASPAPQAENAAHLLLLPSAFSPPADLAGLARAAEARATTASSALVSVAASKRGKRARSGTAAESSDADPKRLSLFHRFDRGVQLDADMWWSVTPEAMALQMASCCACPLLWDAFGGVGGNAAHFARGFCGFVVCSELSPARVRMAQRNVAVYGRAAASRVDFILGDFRHLSTRIFRPGVFHGAFLAPPWGGPSYQASPVFSLGRLGGELNGFKLVRSAARVAENAALFLPRNTRLRDIQRLAVEFERGSARGEDCGVKRDASEESEKGEQRVESGDTAQEAAQRAEEGHAKAPDACEHIEDDTDDTGRCQESPERVERWGEIEESCERQALDDHARCDEEGTQKKHALQTPARAPGARSTGSSESDARLPRSAAASPSSSKAVAPLAVILMHINRAQFSGKAPKLRALPPRRPEGQTGASRAEARGAGGRPTEDETRNEDERGDGRAQTRIVLEGAQDGEAEASVDAKAASALQPEGSEARDPRAPEAQEASLRALRSTEGERGEASTHELQTGLSPCCASPAASASSSASSSSSWKPLSASKTAASSPSSLASCLSFAPVSAPRGRLTPPVRELLRFAACGIAACPRCTMELTGAASAKRVRGGEAGAGEAQGYAQERVQSDDEAEATPEEAESPVACSERTVDMIDDAREAHGAGRPFGKAGAEAEGDASACWSSFASSVDARFSSPEACSGFSPEAASGLRASSAACWRWKLVGISVYLGGFASRLEARAVPSLASTSSASSRRALVSPAAPVPDAPTSSPPRRRASSAATRSGRASPACASYAATASQEEAHFALQALAASAAELLGLSPALPSRAPRSLSAKMSSSSVRSCLVASSPQGGGAPRARIKVEARPAVAAAYDRSDEPRGHMKDSRDDRFRGATNDSACAAPSRLRLSPYGVPVSLIADAGAHASAAGDACGASVFEVAPPRPPTGHAGPASRPASCLAYDVFAPAGRLRPPPLPQAASRRPVPKTQNRASRKRLREEDDEGGSGQRLAVRSSFLVRPRNLHSWLYGGRVRVPPPLEPTREKATQKQEAEFEEADTAASAEGEPGPRQAIDATASDDFGFWHPRRTNAGCEDRAGEGECSTRRRCQALAQELVGEAASLLLALNSGVAEESGAGAAQDAERTSERGDPRNDHHTKPDAARLYACVSLIGNVFLHLYVALLLDELDVQALDTRQNVIWSRALQPSLSEELSGAASTTPSAKTEAREEEGERESLSPLTGERFASEPPDSAAKAAESRPKRARLEDGIRGETSAVQNTGRAAGKGGDEALTPGEDPRAPVGEQSITDARRARKVGGGSWCRELMRRKVREEAGRCGLSAFFPASLTQDENEWRAMAAEETPSPAESTPAPIAATEDANQELPLSHAARELTCSVMRNSSVQWILHIHLQRLMALLA is encoded by the exons ATGGATCAGGAAGGCGGAGGCTCTTCTGGCCACGGAGGGAAGCGGAGGGGCAGAGGGCGTCCGCAGCGAAGACCGCGGAGAGCCGACGGCGCtcccgcggaggaaggcggtgaagcctgccgcggcttcgaggaagcgcggcggaTGGGAGACGGCGACTCAGCGAGCAGAAACAGCAGCCCTGATCCCGAAATTGTGAAttgcggagaggcggaacTCACGCACcagcgcgcagaagaagggcaCGCTGGAAATGAGCGCCAACGGGGGAAAGCCAAGCGCCgtgcgcgcgcacgcgaccgcggcggaggagctgcgccagAAGGACagaaaggcgaaggcgaagaaggagaagaagaagaccaGGAATcagacagaggcgaagaagaaatcAGAGGAATGGAACCGACGCGAGGGACGGAGGCTGGTGCACCCGACACCGagaacgacgacggcgacggcggagcgcAGACCCCCCGTGCGGGAACAGAGCTTTATCGCAGACAGGCGAAGGTCACCTCTTCAGGGATGCAGGCGGCGTGGAAAAGGCGGAaaagaggcggcgaagctatctgcagcgcctccgaAGACcccagagaagaagaggatcTCACAGGCGGCGCCAGGATGGCCTCAGAGACCCCACAGCTCGAGCGCCGCTCACGCACCAAGCCGGGAagcacagagaggagagcgagcgaagaggcgaacgctgcgggcgacgcgggttCAGGGTTAGTCGGCAATcgaggcgcggacgacgacgctcTGCAGAacgaagagggaggagagggcaGGTGCCCAGTTGAGTCCTCCTCAGCCGAGTCTGATGCATCAGCctcgagaaagagaaagagacgccgAAAGCTCGAGGGCCCCGGTGCGCAGGCACAGCTGCCTTCGCTCGCACCGCGGCGTTCGAATTCGCACCCTGAACCTCGTCTTTTAGTGGCGCCTTCGGCTGCGTCGTACCCCTCCGCCCctccgtcggcgtcgcccgcgccgcaggccgaaAACGCTGcgcatcttcttcttctgccgtctgctttttcgccgcctgcagaccTCGCAGggctcgcccgcgcagcggaggcacgtgcgacgacggcctcctctgcgttggTCAGCGTAGCCGCTTCGAAGCGCGGaaaacgcgcgagaagcggcacggcggcggagtcgaGTGATGC AGACCCGAAGAGACTGTCCCTGTTCCATCGGTTTGATCGGGGCGTTCAACTCGACGCAGACATGTGGTGGTCGGTTACCCCCGAGGCCATGGCGCTGCAAATGGcttcctgctgcgcctgtcCGCTCCTCTGGGATGCATTCGGCGGA GTCGGGGGCAACGCGGCTCATTTCGCGCGGGGCTTCTGCGGTTTCGTCGTTTGCTCTgagctctcgccggcgcgcgtgcggatGGCGCAGCGGAATGTCGCAGTCTACG gccgcgcagccgcctcgcgggtCGACTTCATCCTCGGCGACTTCCGGCATCTGAGCACGCGCATCTTTCGGCCGGGGGTCTTCCACGGG gcatTCCTCGCGCCTCCATGGGGCGGCCCGTCGTACCAGGCTTCGCCTGTCTTCAGCTTggggcgcctcggcggagagCTC AACGGTTTCAAGCtcgtccgcagcgccgcacgcgtcgcCGAAAACGCTGCGCTCTTCCT GCCGCGCAACACTCGCTTGAGAGAcatccagcgcctcgcggtgGAGTTtgagcgcggcagcgccagaggcgaagacTGCGGGGtgaagcgagacgcgagcgaagaaagcgaaaagggcgagcagcgcgtggAGTCCGGAGACACCGCGCAGGAGGCTGCCCAGCGTGCAGAAGAGGGGCATGCTAAAGCCCCAGATGCTTGCGAGCACATAGAAGACGACACAGACGACACTGGAAGATGCCAAGAGTCGCCCGAGCGCGTCGAGAGATGGGGAGAGATTGAAGAGTCGTGCGAGAGACAAGCGTTGGATGATCACGCTCGATGCGACGAAGAGGGCACTCAGAAAAAACACGCTTTACAAACGCCAGCTCGGGCGCCGGGCGCCCGCTCCACCGGCTCcagcgaaagcgacgcgaggctccctcgcagcgccgcggcgtcgccctcctcttcgaaAGCAGTGGCGCCACTTGCGGTGATCTTGATGCACATCAACCGCGCGCAATTCAGCGGCAAGGCGCCCAAGTtgcgggcgctgccgccgcgaaggccggaGGGACAGACGGGCGCGTCGCGTGCAGAGGCTAGAGGCGCAGGTGGCAGACCGACCGAAGACGAAACACGCAACGAGGatgagagaggcgacggccgcgcgcagacgcggattGTCCtggaaggcgcgcaggacggAGAGGCTGAAGCTTCCGTGGACGCGAAAGCTGCGAGTGCTCTACAGCCTGaggggagcgaggcgcgagatCCGCGTGCGCCAGAAGCACAGGAGGCAAGCCTCAGAGCCTTGCGCTCcacggagggcgagcgaggcgaggcgtcgACGCACGAGCTGCAGACCGGTCTATCGCCTTGctgtgcgtcgcctgcggcttcagcgagttcgtctgcttcctcttccaGTTCGTGGaagccgctctccgcctcgaaaactgccgcctcctcgccttccagcctcgcctcctgcctGTCCTTCGCGCCCGTGTCTGCCCCGCGCGGTCGGCTCACTCCTCCAGTCAGAGAGCTGCTTCGGTTTGCGGCGTGCGGCATCGCTGCCTGTCCGCGGTGCACGATGGAGCTGACTGGCGCGGCGAGTGCgaagcgcgtgcgaggcggcgaggcgggcgcagggGAAGCTCAGGGCTACGCCCAGGAAAGGGTCcaaagcgacgacgaggccgaagCGACCCCAGAAGAAGCCGAAAGCCCCGTGGCGTGCTCAGAGCGAACCGTGGACATGAtagacgacgcgcgcgaggctcacggcgcaggccgccccTTCGGAAAGGCTGGCGCCGAAGCAGAGGGAGATGCCTCCGCGTGTTGgtcctccttcgcgtcctctgtTGATGCGCGTTTTTCATCGCCGGAGGCGTGTTCTGGTTTCTCTCCCGAGGCGGCTTCCGGCTTGAGggcttcctccgctgcctgctgGCGCTGGAAGCTCGTGGGCATAAGCGTATACTTGGGCGGTTTCGCGAGCCGGctcgaggcccgcgcggtgccgtctctggcgtcgacgtcctctgcttcctctcgccgcgcgctcgtctctccAGCTGCGCCCGTGCCTGACGCGCCGacttcctctcctccgcggcggcgtgcgtcgtccgcagccacgcggtcggggcgggcgtcgccggcgtgtGCTTCCTATGCGGCTACAGCGTCGCAGGAGGAGGCACACTTCGCTTTGCAGGCCCTCgcagcgtcggcggcggagctgctggGGCTCTCTCCCGCcctgccctcgcgcgcgcctcgctctctttccGCTAAAatgtcttcttcgtctgttCGCTCCTGCCTGgtcgcttcgtctccccagggcggcggtgcgccgcGTGCTCGAATAAAAGTCGAGGCACGACCTGCAGTGGCCGCAGCATACGACCGCTCAGACGAACCGAGAGGGCACATGAAGGACTCCAGAGATGACAGATTCCGAGGGGCGACGAACGATTCTGCCTGCGCGGCaccctcgcgccttcgcctgtctccgtACGGGGTCCCAGTCTCTCTCATCGCCGACGCTGGagcgcacgcgagcgccgccggtgACGCCTGCGGGGCGAGTGTTTTCGaggtcgcgcctccgcgtccgcctaCTGGGCATGCAGGTCCTGCCTCACGTCCTGCCTCCTGTCTTGCCTACGACGTGTTCGCGCCGGCGGGTCgcctgaggccgccgccgttgccgcaggccgcgtcgAGGCGACCGGTGCCCAAAACCCAGAACAGAGCGAGCCGAAAAAGGCTGCGAGAAGAGGATGACGAAGGCGGAAGTGGGCAGAGGCTCGCAGTCCGTTCGTCCTTCTTGGTGCGGCCTCGCAATCTGCACTCCTGGCTGTATGGCGGGCGCGTTCgggtgccgccgcctctcgagcCAACCCGTGAGAAGGCCACGCAGAAGCAAGAGGCGGAGTTCGAGGAGGCCGAcactgctgcgtctgcagagggcgagccAGGTCCCAGGCAGGCGATCGACGCGACGGCCTCCGATGACTTCGGGTTCTGGCATCCCCGCCGAACGAACGCTGGGTGCGAAGACCGAGCGGGAGAAGGAGAGTgctcgacgcggagaaggtgCCAGGCGTTGGCGCAAGAGCTGGTGGGGGaagctgcgtctctcctgcTCGCCCTCAACAGCGGCGTGGCGGAGGAgtcaggcgccggcgcggcgcaagaCGCCGAACGCaccagcgagcgcggcgacccACGGAATGACCACCACACGAAgccagacgcggcgcggctgtaTGCTTGCGTCAGCCTCATCGGGAATGTCTTCCTCCATCTCTACGTCGCGCTACTTCTCGACGAACTCGATGTGCAGGCGCTTGACACCCGGCAAAATGTCATCtggtcgcgcgcgctgcagccgtctCTATCTGAGGAGCTGAGTGGAGCAGCAAGCACGACTCCGAGCGCGAAAACCGAAGctagagaggaggaaggcgagcgagagagtcTGTCGCCTCTGACGGGCGAACGCTTTGCGTCAGAGCCGCCCGACtctgcagcgaaggcagccgaATCCAGGCCAAAGAGAGCGAGACTGGAAGATGGAATCCGTGGAGAAACAAGCGCCGTTCAAAACACGGGAAGGGCTGCCGGcaaaggcggagacgaggcccTAACGCCTGGTGAGGACCCACGCGCGCCGGTGGGAGAACAGTCCAtcacagacgcgcgccgggcTCGCAAAGTGGGGGGTGGCTCGTGGTGCCGAGAGTTGATGAGGCGGAAAGTCCGCGAAGAGGCTGGGCGTTGCGGCCTCTCCGCATTCTTTCCTGCGTCGCTCACTCAAGATGAGAACGAGTGGCGCGCTAtggccgccgaggagacgccttcgcccgcAGAATCGACTCCTGCGCCCATTGCTGCCACGGAGGACGCGAATCAGGAGCTTCCCCTGTcgcacgcagcgagagaacTTACATGCAGCGTGATGAGAAATAGTAGCGTTCAGTGGATCCTTCATATCCACCTGCAGAGACTGATGGCGCTTCTTGCGTAG
- a CDS encoding hypothetical protein (encoded by transcript BESB_068710), with protein sequence MSSANSVAPAQRAACNQLHSDYKQCLAKSGRTNFSACTDFHAKLRACESMLGTSYCIEEGINLMKCTKNPDASYCAKEFVAMRECHRPGGPHIVVAPATAASPARYELRPEVKHLYNVSSTDLGAAVAPQRNMKQLDEVADALKTELNLPGFGHVPYKWESLRPNPGA encoded by the exons ATGTCATCTGCAAActccgtcgcgcctgcgcagcgggcTGCATGCAATCAGCTGCACTCCGACTACAAGCAGTGCCTCGCGAAGAGCGGCCGCACCAACTTCAGCGCGTGCACCGACTTCCACGCGaagctccgcgcctgcgagagcaT GTTGGGAACGTCCTACTGCATCGAGGAGGGAATCAACTTGATGAAGTGCACCAA GAACCCCGACGCCTCGTACTGCGCGAAGGAGTTTGTGGCGATGCGCGAATGTCACCGCCCGGGCGGACCCCAcatcgtcgtcgcgccggcgaccgcggcctcgcctgcgcgctaCGAGCTGCGCCCCGAAGTGAAGCATCTGTACAACGTCTCGTCCACGGATCTCGGCGCTGCGGTTGCGCCTCAGCGCAACATGAAGCAGCTGGACGAAGTCGCGGACGCTCTCAAGACGGAGCTGAACCTCCCCGGATTTGGCCACGTGCCCTACAAGTGGGAGAGTCTCCGCCCGAACCCCGGAGCCTGA